Proteins encoded within one genomic window of Humulus lupulus chromosome 1, drHumLupu1.1, whole genome shotgun sequence:
- the LOC133822643 gene encoding uncharacterized mitochondrial protein AtMg00860-like, giving the protein MDLMNRVFKDYRDRFMIMLIDDILVYSQSETEHEQHLHWVLQRLRQHMLYAKFKKCEFWLPQLTFLGHTVSKDAIMVDLTMIEVVRDWPRPRNASETRIFLGLAGYYRSLVEGFFRIATPMSELTRKNLKFVWSERCENNFHELKRRLITAPVLSFPMPQDN; this is encoded by the coding sequence atggatctgatgaatagggtgttcaaggactatcgaGACAGGTTCATGATTATGTTAATCGATGACATTCTAGTCTACTCTCAATcagagacagaacacgagcaacatcttcattGGGTATTACAGAGGCTGAGGCAACACATgttatatgccaagttcaagaagtgtgagttctggttacctcaacTGACGTTTCTCGGTCATACTGTCAGCAAGGATGCAATTATGGTGGATCTGACCATGATAGAggtggtgagagattggccaaggccaaggaatgcttcaGAGACTAGAATTTTCCTCgggttggcagggtactatcgaaGTTTGGTTGAAGGGTTCTTTAGGATTGCAACGCCCATGTCTGAATTGACACGCAAGAATTTAAAGTTTGTTTGGTCTGAAAGATGTGAAAACAACTTTCATGAGTTGAAGCGACGGTTGATTACTGCTCCTGTGCTCAGTTTTCCTATGCCTcaagacaattga